GACCACAACAGACCCGACCTTGCCAGAAAGATCACGGACGCGCAGCACCACCACCATGGCAACATCCTGGCGACGACCCACGTTCACCTCGACGAACGGAACTGCCTGGAAGTGGTTCTCATGAAAGGACGTGCTGGCGAGATCAAACATATTGCGGACCACATGCTCGCCCTGCGAGGCGTTAAGCATGGCAAACTCGTTCTGACCTCTACTGGGAAAGGTCTGTAGCAGCGTGTCAGAGCATGAAACACTGTTGGGTTCCGCAGGGGAATCAGGAGTTCGTTGAAGTATGCATATACCCGATGGCTATCTGAGTCCGTCCACCTGCGCGACGCTCTATATATGTGCAAGCGGCGGATGGTACGCGGCATTAAGTCGCATCAAACGTGTGTTCTTTAGCCGGGCAATCCCCCTGATTTCAGTCTTCGCTGCATTTTCATTCGTTCTCATGATGTTCAACTTGCCCCTTCCAGGCGGGACCACCGGGCACGCGGTCGGTGTTGCAGTAGCGACAATCGTACTTGGGCCATCTGGCTCTATTCTCGCAATCTCAATCGCGCTGGCAATCCAAGCTTTGTTCTTTGGTGACGGTGGAATCACAACCTTAGGCGCTAACTGTTTCAACATTGCAATCGTAGGGTCACTGGTCGCGCATTTGTCTTACAAGTTGCTGGCTGTCTCCGCGGAAGACAACTCAAAACGACGAATAGTAGCGGCTGCGATTGCAGGCTATCTTTCGATTAACGCAGCAGCTTTGCTCACCGCAATCGAGTTTGGTATCCAGCCGCACTTGTTCCATGACGCCATCGGTACTCCTCTGTACGCTCCGTACCCACTTCGCATCGCGGTACCGGCCATGATGCTGGGCCATCTGACATTGGCCGGTCTTGCTGAAGCAGTCATTACCAGTGGCATGGTGGCTTATCTTCAGAAGTCGAATCCTGGGCTCCTTCTTAACCGAGGAATTACTCGTACCAATTCAGCCTCGTCGACCCGAACGCGCAGCCTTGCGCCACTATGGATCTCGACCGCGCTCCTGATGGTGCTTACTCCAATCGGCATTCTGGCGACAGGAACTGCCTGGGGAGAATGGTCGCCAGAAGAGCTGGCTCACCACGCTGCATTACCTCAAGGCACTCCGTCAGGACTCCAGCGGCTCTCTTCTTACTGGACGGCGCCGTTTCCGGACTACGCGCCCGCTTTCGTCAAGAGCGAATCCTTCGGATACGTGTTGTCAGCCATGTTCGGCGTCGGCCTCTTATTTGCTGTCTATCTGCTTTTCTCAGCTCGAACGCGTCGCGGCAACCAAAGCTTAGGGTCGGACGAATGAGCCGTCATCCTGCTATGGAAACGACCTTACGGAGCTTCAGCCGCGCATTATCGCGTGCCCTCGTTTCAGAAGAGGTGGCTCGCAGTGCCGGCCTGCTGCAGGCGCTGGATCCCCGGGCGCGATTGGCGGGAATGTTGGCCCTGGTCGTGGCAGTAGCTTCTGCCCGTCGCATCGCAATCGTAGCTGCACTTTTCCTGATTGCCAGTGCTCTCGCGCTTTTGTCCCGGGTGCCGATGAAGACACTTGTTCTTCGCGTCTGGGTAGTTGTTCTCGGGTTTACAGGATTAATTGCCCTGCCAGCATTGTTCACCACACCCGGTAATGTCGTGATGCGCGTGGCATTTCTGTCGATCACCGCACAGGGGCTGCAAACCGCAGGACTGCTGGTCCTTCGAGTCGAGACGGCGGTAACGCTGACCACAACCCTTGTACTCTGCACACCCTGGACGCACATCCTGAAGGCCTTGCGATGCTTGCGGGTGCCGACCGAGATCATAGCAATGCTGGCGATGACTCATCGTTATGTCTTTCTGTTCATTGAAGTCGCCCAGCAGATGTTCGAATCCAGGCAGAGCCGAATCCTCGGTCCGCTGCCTGGCGTCGAACAACGTCGATTGGCGGCAAGGACTGCGGGAGTGCTAATGAGTAAGAGCATTGATTTAAGTAACGAAGTGTTCCTCGCAATGCAGTCCCGTGGGTTTCGAGGTGAAGTGCATTTGCTGCACGACTTTGAGTTTCGGTTCAGGGACGCGATGGCGATTACAGCCTTCGCCGCTTTGGCCATCGTGGCAATATGGCTGGGAAGGTAGCCAATGGAGCCGCTGTTCACTCTCGCTGCGGTAAGCTTCGACTACGATGGGATACCCGCGCTCCGCTCGTTGTCACTGACTGTTAGGCAGGGCGAGCGAATCGCCCTGGTAGGAGCAAATGGGTCGGGTAAGTCAACACTGCTGCGAGTGCTGGACGGGCTTTATCTGCCGGCATCCGGCACAGTGCTGTTCCAGAAAGAGATTCTGACACAAAACAAATTCAATGATCCTGAGTTCACGGCCCGATTCCGCCGCGCTGTCGCATTCGTCTTTCAAAACCCCGATGTGCAATTGTTTAATCCGACCGTGTTCGATGAGATTGCATTCGGCCCTCTCCAGCTAGGACTTTCAACGGAGAAAGTGCTGCAGGCCGTGAATGAGACCCTCTCCACGATGAGCCTCGAATCTTTGAGGGAGCGACCGCCCTACCGCCTGTCAGGCGGAGAGAAGAAGAAGGTCGCGCTCGCATCCGTGTTGGTGATGAATCCGGAGGTTCTGCTGCTCGACGAGCCAACAGCCGCTCTTGATCCGCGAAGTCAAAGCCTCGTCGTCGATCTGATTCAAGGATGGAAGAGCACGGCGAAAACCGTAATCACCGCAACCCATCAACTAGAATTGCTCGAGGAAATTGCCGACATTGTCTATGTGATGGATTCCGGAACGATCATTGCTTCGGGCACGCCCGCCAGCATCCTCGCAAACGGCGAACTTCTTTTGAAAGCGAATCTTGTCCACGAACATCGACACAAGCACGGAACAACCATGCACTCACATCCTCATCTACATGGCCATTCGCATCACAATTTGTAAGTTCGACTTTGAGCGGCAGATCGTCTCAAATAAGAACGCCACTCCACGTCT
The nucleotide sequence above comes from Clostridia bacterium. Encoded proteins:
- the cbiQ gene encoding cobalt ECF transporter T component CbiQ, with the translated sequence METTLRSFSRALSRALVSEEVARSAGLLQALDPRARLAGMLALVVAVASARRIAIVAALFLIASALALLSRVPMKTLVLRVWVVVLGFTGLIALPALFTTPGNVVMRVAFLSITAQGLQTAGLLVLRVETAVTLTTTLVLCTPWTHILKALRCLRVPTEIIAMLAMTHRYVFLFIEVAQQMFESRQSRILGPLPGVEQRRLAARTAGVLMSKSIDLSNEVFLAMQSRGFRGEVHLLHDFEFRFRDAMAITAFAALAIVAIWLGR
- a CDS encoding ABC transporter ATP-binding protein; translated protein: MEPLFTLAAVSFDYDGIPALRSLSLTVRQGERIALVGANGSGKSTLLRVLDGLYLPASGTVLFQKEILTQNKFNDPEFTARFRRAVAFVFQNPDVQLFNPTVFDEIAFGPLQLGLSTEKVLQAVNETLSTMSLESLRERPPYRLSGGEKKKVALASVLVMNPEVLLLDEPTAALDPRSQSLVVDLIQGWKSTAKTVITATHQLELLEEIADIVYVMDSGTIIASGTPASILANGELLLKANLVHEHRHKHGTTMHSHPHLHGHSHHNL
- the cbiM gene encoding cobalt transporter CbiM — its product is MHIPDGYLSPSTCATLYICASGGWYAALSRIKRVFFSRAIPLISVFAAFSFVLMMFNLPLPGGTTGHAVGVAVATIVLGPSGSILAISIALAIQALFFGDGGITTLGANCFNIAIVGSLVAHLSYKLLAVSAEDNSKRRIVAAAIAGYLSINAAALLTAIEFGIQPHLFHDAIGTPLYAPYPLRIAVPAMMLGHLTLAGLAEAVITSGMVAYLQKSNPGLLLNRGITRTNSASSTRTRSLAPLWISTALLMVLTPIGILATGTAWGEWSPEELAHHAALPQGTPSGLQRLSSYWTAPFPDYAPAFVKSESFGYVLSAMFGVGLLFAVYLLFSARTRRGNQSLGSDE
- the nikR gene encoding nickel-responsive transcriptional regulator NikR, whose amino-acid sequence is MAELVRTGVSIEQDLLEEFDRLIDKRGYSNRSEALRDLVREALVAEQVSDNLPVVATLSMIYDHNRPDLARKITDAQHHHHGNILATTHVHLDERNCLEVVLMKGRAGEIKHIADHMLALRGVKHGKLVLTSTGKGL